In the Heterodontus francisci isolate sHetFra1 chromosome 8, sHetFra1.hap1, whole genome shotgun sequence genome, one interval contains:
- the tor3a gene encoding torsin-3A, which produces MNFQWLFLFCGWSQVVKGNIFQEQLGTFSEIFHFLPGQFWNSDCETKELTDIAKQNANTLEALSFLIQDGYQEIINWYCSVHECCESGDCRIINNITGLDHDLSKKLHGQHLAKEVVVKAVKGFLATKNPEKALALSFHGWSGTGKNFVAKMIADNLYRDGLRSECVHFYIAPFHFPHADMVDIYKAQLRQFILTAVQQCKRSLFIFDEAEKLHQGLIDAIKPYIDHYDHVDGVDFRKSMFIFLSNIGGNSINRVTLEFWRAGQNREEITMEDLEHRIQREATTSKGGFAHSGLVTENLIDFFIPFLPLEYKHVKLCVRDALRSRGIKYKVDILDEVAKGMLYIPKEEKLFSAQGCKSVSQRVNFFLP; this is translated from the exons ATGAATTTCCAATGGCTCTTCCTGTTCTGCGGGTGGTCGCAGGTGGTGAAAGGAAACATATTTCAGGAGCAGCTGGGGACATTTTCAGAGATTTTTCACTTTCTTCCTGGTCAGTTCTGGAATTCAGACTGTGAGACTAAAGAGCTGACAGACATCGCAAAGCAGAACG CAAACACTTTGGAGGCATTGTCTTTTTTAATCCAGGATGGTTACCAGGAAATAATAAACTGGTACTGCAGTGTACATGAGTGCTGTGAGTCAGGAGACTGCCGGATAATTAACAACATCACAG GGCTTGACCACGACCTGAGCAAAAAGTTGCATGGGCAGCACCTGGCCAAGGAAGTTGTGGTGAAAGCAGTGAAAGGTTTCTTAGCAACCAAAAACCCAGAGAAAGCACTGGCACTTTCCTTCCATGGTTGGTCTGGTACTGGCAAGAATTTTGTGGCCAAAATGATAGCGGACAACTTGTACCGAGATGGGCTGAGAAGCGAGTGTGTGCATTTCTACATCGCTCCCTTCCATTTTCCACATGCCGACATGGTTGACATTTACAAG GCTCAACTCCGGCAATTTATTCTGACAGCTGTACAACAATGCAAACGATCCTTGTTTATATTTGATGAGGCAGAAAAACTGCATCAAGGCCTCATTGATGCCATCAAGCCTTACATTGATCACTATGACCATGTGGATGGGGTGGACTTCAGAAAGTCCATGTTTATCTTCCTAAG TAATATAGGAGGAAATTCCATAAACAGGGTGACACTGGAATTTTGGCGAGCTGGACAAAATAGAGAGGAGATCACGATGGAAGATTTGGAACACCGGATCCAAAGAGAAGCCACAACCTCAAAAG GGGGATTTGCACATAGTGGCCTTGTGACTGAGAACCTCATTGACTTCTTCATTCCTTTCTTACCTCTGGAGTACAAGCATGTTAAGTTGTGTGTGCGTGATGCTCTTCGTTCCAGAGGAATCAAGTACAAGGTGGACATCCTAGATGAAGTAGCTAAGGGAATGCTGTATATTCCAAAGGAGGAAAAGCTCTTCTCTGCACAGGGCTGCAAATCGGTCTCACAACGGGTCAATTTCTTTCTGCCTTGA